In Roseibium algicola, the DNA window AAAACTCCAGGCGATCATCGAACCGCGCAGGTGTTATTTCCAGAATTTCGGCCGTCACGACACCTTCAGCAACGAAAGGGTCTTCGGCAACAAATCCTTCAAGTTTTTCCAGGCTAGCGCCGTGCGCTATAATCCCGCCGCCGCGGTTCGGCTGCAGGCTGCCGACCATCAGGAAATATCCTTGCTCGAACCCGCGTTGGATCCAGGCCTTGTGGCCTTCCATGAGTTCGCCTGCCCGGGATTTGTCAGCAAAGGTGAGTGTCACGACAAACATGTCATTCTCCATGAAGGTTTTTACGAAAGGCAAAGGCGAGTTACTGGATCTTGTTCTGCTGTGTTCCGGCAATGACACCGTCCAGCCAGCTCAGGATTTTCGAGACTTCACGCTCGACATAGTCCTTGTCCTTGAATGCCTGGGCGAGTGTCGCGACGCCCTGGCTCCAGCCAAGGACATGCATCGCATTGTCCCGCGAATTCTCACCGCAGCCGATTTCGCGAAACTGTGTTTCAAGCCAGTCGCCGAACAGGGCCATGATCTCGTTGGCCTTGCCCCGTGAAGGATGATCGATCTTTGCCAGCTCCGTCGTCAGCGTACCGACGGGACAGCCGTAAGCCATGATCTTCGTCTGATTGACGATGACAATCCGGATAAAACATTCAATCCGTTTCCGTGCTTCATCCGCCGTCTCGTCCCATTTGGCGAGCAGCTCTCTTCGATCCGACAAACGCTTGTCGATCACGGCATCGAGGATCTCGTCCTTGGTCTTGAAATGATAATAGAAGTTGCCGCGCGAGATTTTCACCGCTGCGGCAATGTCCGCGAAGGACGTCTGCGTAAAACCTTGGGCATAGAAAAGGCTGTCCGCCGCATCCACGATCTGACGCCGTGTCTCGCCTGCCGCAACCATATCCATCTCCCTTCGTATTTCCGCATAATTCATTAGGACAAGTGACCTATTGACGAATTAGGACGGTCGTCCGAATAAGTCAAGTGAAGTTCATCAGGAAAACACGGAGGCCGCCCGAGACAGGCAGTGCGGCGCTGCTGCGAAGGGCCATTTCAAGCTGACGCGAAACGATTTTCGCTTCCCTCACATCAATGTGAACTCTGGTTGCAGCAACTCCTGACACACCCTGTCAGTAGCTGTTTTTTAGGATGGGTTTCGACGGTCACACCTGATCTGCGGGAAGGCAAAACGCAAAACTTCCATCACTCTCAACGACTTGGTGACTTTCCGCACCCGATCCAACCGATTGAAGATCAATCTCAACATCGTTCTTTTTTATCAATAATACGCAACCAAGTGCCTTGATCGCGCATTTGTGCACAGGACCGGTGCAATTTCCGACATTGGAATGCCCCGTTCGGTGCCTACCTAGAAGTCGCTTGGTGGCAGACACAGGTCCGGCTGGAGGCACAGCAGCCGGTTCCCGCGTGGAGGGATTTAAATGACATTGCTGGATGAGCGGACGCATGAAGCGCCTCTTTCCGCCGTTGCCGACCTGTTCGATCGGGTCAGGGCACAGACACTTGCTCTCGCCGCCCCCCTCAGTCCGGAGGATATGGGGTTGCAATCCATGGAGGATGCCAGCCCGCCCAAGTGGCACATGGCACACACCACTTGGTTCTTCGAAGAATTCATCCTGAAGCCTTCGCTGCCTGGCTATCAGCCACGCGATGATCGTTTCGCCGTGCTCTTCAATTCGTACTACGTACAAGCCGGCCCGAGGCATACCCGGTCGAGACGGGGCCTGCTTTCGCGGCCCAGCGCCACCGACGTGCTTGACTACCGCTCACACGTCGAAGACGCCCTGCGTGAAGGAGTTGCCCGAAACGCCTTTTCGCTCGAACAGGACAAGCTTGAAGAGCTGATTACCCTCGGCTGTCATCATGAGATGCAGCATCAGGAACTGCTGGTCACCGATCTCCTCCATGCGTTTTCCTTCAATCCGCTGCTGCCCGCCTATATCGAGCCAAAACCGGCACCGGTCAGCGCGGTTGAAACCGCCGAATGGGTTTCCTACGACGGTGGTCTTCTCGAAATCGGCCACGACGGGACCGGCTTTGCTTATGACTGCGAAGGGCCACGTCACAAGGTCTGGCTGGAGCCCTATCGTCTTTCGGATCGTCCCGTAACAAACGGCGAGTGGATCGCCTTCATGGAAGATGGTGGTTACTCAGCCCAAACGCTCTGGCTGATGGAAGGCTGGGCCGTGCGAGAGAAGAACGGTTGGGACAGCCCCCTCTACTGGTGGCAGCAGGACGGTCAATGGTGGACCTATACCTTGCAGGGTCCAAGACCGGTTGATCTTGCGGCACCGGTTGTCCACGTCAGTTACTACGAAGCGGAAGCCTTTGCCCGCTGGGCAGGTCGCCGGTTGCCGACGGAAGCAGAGTGGGAAGCCGCTGCAGAGCCGACCCCGATCGAAGGCAATTTCCTGGAAAGCGGAGCCTTTCAGCCTGTTGGCCGCAGGCCCGGTCTTTGGGGCGATGTCTGGCAATGGACCAGCAGCGCTTTCAGCCCCTATCCGGGCTTCAGACCACCCGAGGGGGCCATTGGCGAATACAATGGCAAGTTCATGGTCAACCAGATGGTGCTGCGCGGCGGGTCCTGCGCGACCCCGAAGGAACAGTTGCGGTCGTCGTACCGCACCTTCTTCTATCCACACCAACGCTGGCAGATGCTCGGCCTGAGGCTGGCGGGAGATCAATGATGACCAAGCATGTTTCTCCCGAGAACCAAACGGACGAGAACCAGTCGGATATGTTTCGCGACGACATTCTCTCCGGTCTCCTCAAGGACCAGAAGGCGATCAGCAGCAAATGGCTCTACGACGATGTCGGGTCACATCTGTTCGAAGCGATCACCGAACTGGATGCCTATTACCCCACCAGAACGGAGATCTCGATCCTCGCCCAGAATGCCAGGAAATATCGCCGTCTACCGGGCGCACGCGGAGCGATGGTCGAACTGGGCAGCGGGTCCAGCCGCAAGACAGACCTGTTGCTGAATGCCTTTCCAGACCTGTCCGTCTACATGCCGATCGACATTTCAGCCAATCATCTGAAAGCTGCTGCCGAACGGGTGCGCCGCGCATACCCGTCATTGGCGGTAATCCCGGTTGCTGCCGATTTCACACAGCCCTTCGGACAACTGCCGTTGCTGCCCGAGTTGCCAGTGCTGATCTTCTTTCCCGGTTCCACGATCGGCAACTTCGAGAAAACCGAGGCAGCGGCACTCCTGTCGAAAATTCGCTCAGCCATGCCGGAGGCCAGCCTAGTTATCGGTGTGGACCGGCCAAAGGATGCAAAAGTCCTGCAGGAAGCCTATGACGATCCAGCCGGGATTACAGCAGCCTTCAACCAGAACCTTTTGCAGCGGATCAACAGGGAACTGGATGGCGATTTCGACCTCGCCGCCTTCGCACACAAAGCCATCTGGAACGACGGCGAAAGCCGTATCGAGATGCATCTGGAAAGCCTGGTTCGGCAGCAGGTCTCCATCGCCGGGGAAACCGTCGCATTCGCAAAGGGCGAGACAATCCACACGGAAAACTCACACAAATACAACGAGGAAGCGTTCGAAGGCATCGCCCGCGAGGGTGGATGGCAGATCACGGACGTCGACAGCGACGAGAACAAATGGTTCTCGGTCTATACGTTGCAGGCTGCCTAAAGCCCTTCGACTTGGGTCACCTAACAGATGCGGGTGAGGCAGAGTTTCAAGGCCTCACCCGCCACTTACTCAAAGGTTCAGCCTGAAGCTTATTCGATCTGTGCGATGAATCCGGCCAGCACCCTGTTGAACCGGTCGGGATACTCCCAGAACATCATATGGCCACCAAAGGCCTGCACCGAGCTGTTGGGCGTATGGACGGCAAGGTAGGCCTTGGCACTGTCGGACCAGTGATCGGCGATCACGAAGGCCGACGGCAGCTTCGCGTCGACCTCCTTGGCCGTCTCCAGGTAATTGCTGAAATTTCCGGCTGCCAGATAAGCCGCGGCCACGAATGGTGGCGACTTGGTCGACTGGTCAACAATCCAGCGGGACAGTTCCGGCGTGTAGTCCTGTTCGATCATGACCTCGTCGGCATACCAGTTGATGACGTTGCGTTGGCCTTCAGCTGACTGAATGCCGCTGTAAAGTTCCGCAATTTCCGCGACACTTCCCTCAGCCCAGTCGCCGTCGTTACCGGTTAGCGGTGTCGGCGAAAGATCGATGCACATATGGGCGGACGCAGCATCCACAGACCTTGTCTTGATGAATTCCCAAGTGGTCAGGCAACCGAATGACCACCCCACCAGCACCGGCTTTTCGACCTTGAGATGATCAAGCAACTTTGCAAGGTCAGCCCCCTGGGTAACGTAGTTATTGCCTTCCAGTGTCAGCGTCGAGCGGCCGTGGCTTCGAGGATCGAAGGTGATGACCCGGTGGTCTTTCGCAAAGGCCTCGATCTGATGTTCGAAAACCTGTGTGGTGAAGGTCCAACCGGGAACAAACACGATCGGAAGTCCCGATCCGTGATCCTCGTAATAGAGATCGACCCCGGGCTCGACTTCAAAGAAGTCACCGGCAATTGCCGGAGCTGCCATTGCAAGTGTCAACAGCACCGACCGGGCACATGTGGCCAAAGTTCTCGATGTGTAGTCAGTCATGTCTCTCTCCCCTTATGGTCACAGGAAAAGTGCAATGCCCCCAAGGGATTATATCATTAACAAAACCTTAACGTGTAAAAAATTTCAAAAATCTATTTATACGTGTATTTTTACCAGTGACGTTTTGAGCAGGTTCCGAGAACCGTCATCGCCGCGTCAAACCACTTGGACAGGGACATTTTACTGCCTTGCGAGTGCGGGCAGGACGGGCAAAACCGTAGGGATTTCCGGTAGAAAGGGAGGGATCGTTTTCAACGCGAAACATTTGTTTCACAAATTGACAATGTAAAAAACAAATGGAACAGTAACCGGATGGAAACCATTTCGCCGCCCCATCTTCGCACAGCAATTTCGGCCAATTATGCCGACCTGAGCGATGCATTGCGTACGGCAGCGGATTACATTGCGGAAAACCAGGTGGAAATCGCCACCCGCAGCCTGAGGTCGGTCGCATCGGCCAGTGGCGTTTCGCCGGCGAGCTACACCCGACTTGCAAGGGCACTGGGTTTTTCAGATTACGAAGCGTTGCGCGAACAGGCCCGGAACGAGTTGAGCCACCGTGGGCGGGACACGTTTCAGGACAAGGCCAGGAAGCTGCGCTCGGATGCCGACCTGCCTTTGCTGCCACGGCAGGTCTCCGCTTGCATCGACAACATCAAGGCACTGGTGGACGACATTGACCCGGCCGTTCTGGATGCTGCCGTCGACCGGCTCAGCCAGTCCCGCAAGATCATCCTGATAGGAGCCCTCGCCTCAGCAGGTTTTACCGACTATTTCGCCTATCTGGCCAAGTGGTTCGATGACAGGTGGGTCGTTGCCGGGCGCAATGGTGCCACTCTGGGCAGCACACTTGCCGGCATTACATCGGCCGACACGGTCATCGTCCTGTCCAAGCACCCTTATGCCCACCGTTCGGTACGCGCGGCAAAAGTGGCGGCAGGAAATGGTGCACAGGTGATCGTCCTGACCGACAGCCACGCCTTTCCAGGGTTGCAATTCGCGAATTACCACTTCATACAACGCACTGAAAGTCCACACTTTTTTTCGTCTTACGCAGCCACGCTTGTGCTTATCGAAACCATTACAGGCATGCTGGTTGCGCGGGCCGGAGCCGAGGCGGAAGCCCGGATCCAGGAGGTCGACAGACACAATCGTCTGCTCGACGAATTTGAAAACGTCTAGCGTGGATCGCCATGCCGGACACAAGAATTCAAACAAAGGGAAGCCAAGTCAAATGATGATGAAACTGAACCTTGCGGGCGCCGTCATGGCGACCAGCATCGCATTCACCGGCGCAGCCTCTGCAGAGCAATTCATCACCATCGGCACTGGTGGTGTGACTGGCGTTTACTATCCGACCGGCGGAGCCATTTGCCGGCTCGTCAACAAGGGCCGCAAGGACCATGGCATTCGTTGCTCCGTGGAATCTACCGGCGGGTCCGTCTACAACATCAACACGGTGCGTGAAGGCGAACTGGAGTTTGGTGTTGCGCAGTCCGATTGGCAGTATCACGCTTACAACGGCACCTCGCAGTTCGAGGAAAAAGGCCCGTTCGAAGACCTGCGAGCCGTTTTCTCCGTGCACCCCGAGCCGTTCACCGTCGTTGCCCGCGCCGATAGCGGCGTCACGTCCTTCGAGGACCTGAAAGGCAAGCGGGTCAACATCGGCAACCCGGGTTCCGGTCAGCGCGGCACCATGGAAGTTCTGATGGAAGCAATGGGCTGGTCCACGGATGACTTCGCGCAGGCGACCGAGCTGAAGGCTGCAGAACAGTCTGCCGCCCTCTGCGACAACCAGATCGATGCCATGGTTTACACGGTCGGCCACCCGTCCGGTTCCATTCAGGAAGCAACCACGGCGTGCGATTCCAAACTCGTGAACGTTGACGGCCCGGTTGTCGGAAAGCTGATCGAAGACAACAGCTACTACCGCAAGGCCACTATCCCGGGCGGCATGTATCGCGGCAATGACGAAGACGTCACCACCTTCGGTGTCGGCGCGACCTTCATCACGTCCGCCAAGGTAGACGATGAAGTCGTCTACACGCTGGTCAAGTCAGTGTTCGAGAACTTCGATGCCTTCAAGAAGCTGCATCCTGCCTTTGCCAACCTGAAGCCGGAAGAAATGGTGAAGGACGGCCTGTCCGCACCGCTTCATCCGGGTGCTGCGAAGTACTACCAGGAACAGGGCTGGATCAACTAATCCTTGCCAACATTTCGGGTCCGGACCATGTCCGGGCCCGTTTCTCTGCTGCGGCCCATTGAACGACACTTTGGCCAAGGCATTTATTGAATGAATTAACAGATGCCACGGGCTGCGTGGCTGTCGGGTGCCAGCCGAGCGCAATGCCGACGTTGCGCTTCAGCCGGAAGACCGGGGGAACTTCATGTCTGAACAGAACCAGCCGAACGGACGGGACCAACGACAGGGACTATCCGAAGAAGAACTTCAGGAACTCGTCGCCTCCTCCGATTCCGGGTCCAGGAACCCTGCCGGATCCGTCGGGATGATGATCGCCACCGTGGCCCTGATCTGGTCCTGCTTCCAGGTTCTGCTCGCCTCCCCCATCGTCTACTACGTCCTGCCGTCGGACATCATCAACAACAGCCGACAGGTGCATCTGGCGTTTGCGATGTTCCTGGCATTCATGGCCTACCCCGCACTGTCGAGCAGTCCGAGACACCGCGTGCCGATCCAGGACTGGGCCCTGGCGTTTTTCGGCGCCTTCATTTCGCTTTACGGCTTCTTCTTCTACGACAAGATCGTTGCCAACGGCGGTCTGGCCGACGACACCGACAAGTGGTTCGCCCTTGCCGGTATCGTGGTCCTGTTTGAAGCCGCGCGCCGGGCACTCGGCCCGGCCATGGCCATCGTCGCAACCGTATTCCTGCTCTACGTCTTCTTCGGCTCCTCAGAATGGGTCCCGGAGGTCATCCGCTGGAAGGGCGCTTCGCTGCAAAAGGCGATGAGCCACATGTGGATCACGTCGGAGGGTGTCTTCGGTATCGCGCTCGGTGTCTCCACCAAGTTCGTCTTCCTGTTCGTGCTCTTTGGCGCCTTGCTGGACAAGGCGGGCGCGGGCAACTACTTCATCAAGATGGCCTTCGGCGCGCTCGGTCACCTGAAAGGTGGCCCGGCCAAGGCAGCCGTTGTCGGCTCTGCAGCCACCGGCCTCATCTCCGGCTCGTCCATCGCAAACGTCGTTACCACGGGCACATTCACCATTCCGCTGATGAAGCGCGTCGGCTTTACCTCTGAACAAGCGGGATCGGTCGAGGTCGCATCATCCGTGAACGGCCAGATCATGCCGCCGGTGATGGGCGCCGCCGCCTTTCTGATGGTCGAATATGTCGGCATTTCCTATGTCGACGTGATCACTCACGCCTTTCTGCCGGCCGTGATTTCCTACATCGCGCTGGTCTATATCGTGCACCTTGAAGCCGTTAAGCGGAACATGCCAACCATCGGGCACAAGACCGTTTCAACCCTGCGCACGATCATCGGAATGTTCGTGTTTTTCGCGGCCTTTGCCGCTCTTTGCTATGGGGTGCAATACCCGGTCGGCTGGATTGTCGCCCTGGTACCGGAAGGCGCGTCGTGGATCCTCGCGCTACTGGTTTTCCTTGCCTATATCGCTCTGTTGAAACTGGCTGCCAGCGTCGATGACCTTCATCCGGACGACCCCAATGCCAAGGAGATCACGCTTCCGGATATTTCCCAGATCTACAAGGCTGGTCTCTACTACCTGCTCCCGATCGTCGTGCTCGTCTACTTCCTGATGATCGAGCAGAAGTCACCGGGCCTTTCAGCCTTCTGGGCAACGGCTCTGCTCTTCGCGATCCTTTTGACCCAGCGTCCGATCAAAGCGATTTTCCGGGGCGAGAACGAGACGGTCGAAGCCTTCAAGGAGGGCGTCAACGACCTCGTCCACGGCATGATCGACGGTGCCCGCAACATGATCGGCATCGGCCTTGCGACTGCGACAGCCGGCATCATCGTCGGCACAGTCACCCTGACCGGCATCGGCCAGGTGATGGCAGATCTCGTCGAGTTCGTATCCGGTGGCAATCTGGTGCTGATGCTGGTCTTCGTTGGCGTCCTGTCGCTGATACTTGGCATGGGTTTGCCAACAACGGCCAACTACATCGTGGTGTCTTCACTGATGGCCGGGGTCGTGGTCGAACTTGGCGCGCAATCCGGACTGATAGTTCCGCTCATCGCCGTGCACCTGTTCGTCTTCTATTTCGGCATCATGGCGGACGTAACGCCACCCGTGGGTCTAGCCTCCTTTGCCGCGGCGGCGGTGTCAGGAGGCGATGCCATAAAGACCGGGTTCACGGCATTCTTCTATTCTCTGCGGACGGTCGCCCTGCCCTTCGTCTTCATCTTCAACACCGATCTTCTCCTGATCGACGTCACGGTGACCCAGGGCATACTCGTCTTCATCATGGCGACGATTGCCATCCTTGTGTTTACCGCAGGCACCATGGGCTATTTCCTGACCAAGAACAGGATCTATGAAAGCGTCGCGCTTGTGCTGATCGCCTTCGTGCTGTTCCGTCCGGATTTCTTCATGAACCGGATCCAGCCTCCGTTCGAGATCGTCTCGCCGGACCGTTTCGTCCAGGCAGTTGGCGATGCACCTGCAGGCAGCGAGATCCGTCTGGTGCTGAGTGGTCCGGACTTCGACACCGGCAACACGATGGAAACGCGCATTGCGATCACGCCCGGAAGCGAAGACGGGGGCGAAGCCAGATTGCAGGCGCTTGGCCTGACGACCCTCGAAGAAGACGGTGTTCTGAAGCTGGAGGAACCCTTCCCGGGGACGCCCTACTTCGAACAGCTGGGAACGTTCGACTTCTACGGCGACGAACCCGTGGTCGTTAAAGAAGCTCGCCTCGAGGCGGATCAGTTGCCGAAGGAGCTGATCTATATTCCGGGGCTTCTGCTTCTGGCCCTTGTCTTCATGCTCCAGCGCGCCCGCGCAGGCCGGACCAACCGTGAAGAAGGAGTAGCGGCATGACGAAATCCATCTTGTGCGCCGTTGACGTCCAGCAGGTCGACGACACCAAGGTTCTGGAAACGGCCGACAAGCTCGCCCGTCTGGACGGTGCCCAACTCGATGTAATCACGGTCGTCCCGAGCGCCGGCATCAATCTTGTCGCTTCCTATTTCGACGAGAACTTCCAGGGTCAGATGGTGGCGGAAACCCAGAAAAAGCTGGTCGAGAAGGTCTCAAGCGTCCTCGGGGCGGAAAGAAACAGCGAAATCCGGCATCTGGTCGCCACCGGCTCCATTTACGAGGAAATCCTGGAAGTCGCGAAAAAGACCGGGGCAGACCTCATTGTCATTGGCGCCCACCAGCCGCATCTGAGCGAATTCCTGCTCGGACCAAACGCAGCTCGGGTCGTCCGTCACTCGAAATGTTCGGTCTATGTGGTGAGGAACTGACGCCTCAGCCGGCTTCCAGCAGCGCGGATTTCAGTCGCTCGGCCTCCGTGCCGAGCGGCCGCATGTTTGGCCAGGCGATGTAATAGCCCATTCCCGTCTTGAGCGTAGCGCCGTCCAGCGGCACGAGCCTTCCTGAAGAAATCTCTTCCCGCAACAATGGCAAGGCGCCAAGCGCAATGCCGAGCCCCTTCAAGGCCCGCCCTATAGACTGGTTATAGCTTGCACATGACTGAACAGGCCAATCTTTCAGATCCAATCTCCCTGTCCGCTGGATCCAGCCAGTCCAGTCGATCCAGTTCGGAGCAAGACGCGGGTAGTTGAGAAGCGCCGGCTGTTTACCGCCACCTCCTGACCGCAGGGCGTCAATAATTTCCGGCATGCCGACAGGTGTCAGGACCTCCGGAAACAATAATTCCGACTGCCAGCCCGGAAATCGGCCGTCCCCGTGCAGGATGACAAGGTCGTGCTCTGGTTTGAGCAGGTCTCCCAGATCGTCTGCTGTTGCCAGATTGAACAGGCAGGCTTCGTCTGACAGTGCAAATTCCTTGAGCTTAGGCTGGAGCCAGAAGGCAGCAAGTGCCGTCACAGACGCAATCCGCACGACGGGCCTCTCCGGCACTTTCAGCGCACTCAGCGCCTGCGTCAGATAATCCAGCGTCATGCCGGTCTTCTCGGCAAGATATGTTCCTGCTTCCGTTAGCTGAAGCCTGCGGCCGGACCGCTCGAACAGGTCGACGCCCAGCCAGTCTTCCAGCTGCCGGATGCGTTTGGAAACGGCTGCCTGGGTCACGAAGAGTTCTTCGGCAGCCTCTGTAAAGTTCAGATGACGCATGGCGGCTTCAAAGAAGACCAATGTGTCGAGCGGCGGGAGTGATTTTCGATAGGCTTGCATTACTGGAGGTTATCCAATGACCCGATTTTTTCCAGTCTTTTAAAGAATCGAAGCTCGCCCGATATTCCATCCAGTTGAACTGGAGACGATGACAAATGGCGGAACTGGACTGGCACGCGGAGCGCAGCGACCTTCAGGGACTGGCGCAGCTTGACCGCGCACCCGAGGTGGAAGGGATCGATCTGGTGGCCGTGCGCACATACCGGCAGCAGCGTGTGCGGCAGAAGATGGCCGAATATGGTGTTGATGCGGTAATTCTCTCCGACCCGGTCAACATCCGCTATGCGACCGGCACGCGGAACATGCAGGTTTTTTCCATGCGCAATGCCCCGTCGCGCTACCTGCTGCTGACCCAGAACCGCTCCATTCTTTTCGAGTTCACCGGCTGTCTTCATCTTGGTGAGGGCTATGAAACCGTCGATGAGGTCCGCCCCTCTAAAACCGCGAGCTTCGTCGCTGCCGGTCCTCATATTGCAGAGCGCGAACGCGCCTGGGTGGCGGAGATGGCCGATACCATTCATGAGCTGACAGGCTTGAAGGACGCCACGGTGGGGCTGGAACGGCTTAATGCGGGAACAGCCATCGCGCTGAAAGAAGCCGGGCTCAACGTGGTCGACGCGCAGCAACCCGTGGAGATGGCGCGCGCGATCAAATCGCCGGAAGAAATGAAATGCGTGATTGCTTCGTTGCGCGCGACGGAAATAGGCGTCGGCAAGCTGCGTGAAGCAATTCGCCCGGGGCTTACCGAAGCCGAACTCTGGTCAGTGCTGCACAAGTCGATCATCGCGCAGAACGGCGACTATGTCGAAACGAGGCTGCTGAATGCTGGCGCGCGCACCAATCCATGGTTCCAGGAAACATCTGACAACGTCATCGGCGCGAACGAGCTGATAGCCCTCGATACGGATGTTGTCGGCTGCCACGGTTATTATGCCGACTTTTCTCGCACCTTCCACTCCGGCCCGGACCGGCCGACGGACACCCAGCGCGAACTTTACAAGGTCGCCTACGAACAGGTTCACTACAACATGGGCATTCTGAAGCCCGGAATGAGCTTCCGGGAATATGCCGACCGGGCGTGGAACATCCCCGACCGCTACTATGCCAACCGCTACTACCTGTCTGCCCATGGCTGCGGCATGACCGGCGAATACCCCTACCTCTATCACCATGGCGACTTTCCGGACGCCGGTTATGACGGTGTCGTGGAACCGGGCATGACACTGTGTGTCGAAAGCTACATTGGCGAGGATGGTGCCAAGGAAGGCGTCAAGCTGGAGCAGCAGGTCCTGATCACCGAAACCGGCATCGAGACCCTGTCCAGGTTT includes these proteins:
- a CDS encoding LysR family transcriptional regulator, with translation MQAYRKSLPPLDTLVFFEAAMRHLNFTEAAEELFVTQAAVSKRIRQLEDWLGVDLFERSGRRLQLTEAGTYLAEKTGMTLDYLTQALSALKVPERPVVRIASVTALAAFWLQPKLKEFALSDEACLFNLATADDLGDLLKPEHDLVILHGDGRFPGWQSELLFPEVLTPVGMPEIIDALRSGGGGKQPALLNYPRLAPNWIDWTGWIQRTGRLDLKDWPVQSCASYNQSIGRALKGLGIALGALPLLREEISSGRLVPLDGATLKTGMGYYIAWPNMRPLGTEAERLKSALLEAG
- a CDS encoding M24 family metallopeptidase, which encodes MAELDWHAERSDLQGLAQLDRAPEVEGIDLVAVRTYRQQRVRQKMAEYGVDAVILSDPVNIRYATGTRNMQVFSMRNAPSRYLLLTQNRSILFEFTGCLHLGEGYETVDEVRPSKTASFVAAGPHIAERERAWVAEMADTIHELTGLKDATVGLERLNAGTAIALKEAGLNVVDAQQPVEMARAIKSPEEMKCVIASLRATEIGVGKLREAIRPGLTEAELWSVLHKSIIAQNGDYVETRLLNAGARTNPWFQETSDNVIGANELIALDTDVVGCHGYYADFSRTFHSGPDRPTDTQRELYKVAYEQVHYNMGILKPGMSFREYADRAWNIPDRYYANRYYLSAHGCGMTGEYPYLYHHGDFPDAGYDGVVEPGMTLCVESYIGEDGAKEGVKLEQQVLITETGIETLSRFPFEAHLLT